One genomic window of Immundisolibacter sp. includes the following:
- the atpD gene encoding F0F1 ATP synthase subunit beta — MAQGKIVQCIGAVVDVEFPRDQMPHIYDALKLEGTALTLEVQQQLGDGVVRTIALGSSDGLRRGLMVSNTGQPITVAVGTATLGRIMDVLGNPIDERGPVDQTQTASIHRKAPAYDDLAPSQELLETGIKVIDLICPFAKGGKVGLFGGAGVGKTVNMMELINNIAKAHSGLSVFAGVGERTREGNDFYHEMADSGVVNLENLGESKVAMVYGQMNEPPGNRLRVALTGLTIAESFRDEGRDVLFFVDNIYRFTLAGTEVSALLGRMPSAVGYQPTLAEEMGRLQERITSTKVGSITSIQAVYVPADDLTDPSPATTFAHLDATVVLSRDIASLGIYPAVDPLDSNSRQVDPNVVGEEHYSTTRAVQSTLQRYKELRDIIAILGMDELSPEDKLAVARARKIQRFLSQPFHVAEVFTGAPGKYVSLKDTIRGFKMIVAGECDHLPEQAFYMVGTIDEAFEKAKTIQ, encoded by the coding sequence ATGGCTCAAGGCAAGATCGTTCAGTGCATCGGCGCGGTGGTCGACGTGGAATTCCCGCGCGACCAGATGCCTCATATTTATGACGCGCTGAAGCTGGAAGGCACCGCGCTGACGCTGGAAGTTCAGCAGCAGCTGGGTGACGGGGTGGTGCGCACTATTGCGCTGGGCTCATCCGACGGCCTGCGCCGCGGGCTGATGGTCAGCAATACCGGCCAGCCGATCACGGTGGCGGTGGGTACGGCGACTCTCGGCCGCATCATGGACGTGCTGGGTAACCCCATCGACGAGCGCGGCCCGGTCGACCAGACCCAGACCGCCTCGATTCATCGCAAGGCGCCTGCCTACGACGACCTGGCGCCGTCGCAGGAACTGCTGGAAACCGGCATCAAGGTCATCGACCTGATCTGTCCGTTCGCCAAGGGCGGCAAGGTGGGTCTGTTCGGTGGCGCTGGCGTTGGCAAGACCGTCAACATGATGGAGTTGATCAACAACATCGCCAAGGCGCACTCCGGCCTGTCGGTGTTCGCTGGCGTGGGCGAGCGCACCCGCGAGGGCAACGATTTCTATCATGAGATGGCTGATTCGGGCGTGGTCAATCTTGAGAACCTGGGCGAGTCCAAGGTGGCCATGGTCTATGGTCAGATGAACGAGCCTCCGGGCAATCGTCTGCGTGTGGCGCTGACCGGTCTGACCATCGCCGAGTCGTTCCGGGACGAAGGCCGCGACGTGTTGTTCTTCGTCGACAACATCTACCGTTTTACCCTGGCGGGCACTGAAGTGTCGGCGCTGCTAGGGCGCATGCCTTCCGCGGTGGGTTATCAGCCGACGCTGGCCGAGGAGATGGGGCGCCTGCAAGAGCGCATTACCTCGACCAAGGTGGGTTCGATCACCTCCATTCAGGCGGTGTACGTGCCGGCCGATGACCTGACCGACCCGTCGCCGGCGACCACCTTCGCCCACTTGGATGCCACCGTGGTGCTGTCGCGCGACATCGCCTCACTCGGTATCTACCCGGCGGTCGATCCGCTCGACAGCAACAGCCGCCAGGTCGACCCGAACGTCGTGGGTGAAGAGCACTACAGCACCACCCGGGCGGTGCAATCGACGCTGCAACGGTACAAGGAGCTGCGCGACATCATCGCCATCCTGGGCATGGATGAGCTGTCGCCCGAGGACAAGCTGGCGGTGGCGCGAGCGCGCAAGATCCAGCGCTTCCTGTCGCAGCCCTTTCATGTTGCGGAAGTATTCACCGGCGCGCCGGGCAAGTATGTGTCGCTCAAGGACACCATTCGCGGCTTCAA
- the atpG gene encoding F0F1 ATP synthase subunit gamma, which yields MAIGKEIRGKIKSIENTRKITKAMEMVAASKMRKAQERMRAARPYSDKVRNITAHLAEANPEYRSPYMRQVSQVRAVGFIVVTTDKGLCGGLNTNILRAVSLRMRDAQQAGQGIRATAIGAKGQSFLLRAGAQIISQAVQLGDLPQLEKLIGPVKVMLDAFVAGELDAVYVCYTRFINTMKQEAMVEQLLPLVPERLEQSETEKKAYSWDYIYEPGASVVIDQLLKRYTEALVYQAVAENMASEQSARMVAMKAASDNAGSLIDELKLIYNKTRQAAITKELSEIVGGAAAV from the coding sequence ATGGCGATCGGCAAGGAAATCCGCGGCAAGATCAAAAGCATCGAGAACACGCGCAAGATCACCAAGGCGATGGAAATGGTGGCCGCGTCCAAGATGCGAAAGGCGCAGGAGCGGATGCGTGCCGCGCGGCCATACAGCGACAAGGTGCGTAACATCACCGCGCACCTGGCCGAGGCGAATCCGGAATACCGCTCGCCCTACATGCGCCAGGTCAGTCAGGTGCGGGCGGTCGGCTTCATTGTGGTTACCACCGACAAGGGTCTGTGTGGGGGGCTTAATACCAATATCCTGCGTGCCGTCAGTCTGCGCATGCGCGACGCTCAGCAGGCCGGGCAGGGCATTCGCGCCACCGCCATCGGCGCCAAGGGCCAAAGTTTTCTGCTGCGCGCCGGTGCACAGATCATCAGCCAGGCGGTGCAGCTGGGGGACCTGCCACAGCTCGAGAAGCTGATCGGTCCGGTCAAGGTCATGCTGGATGCATTCGTGGCCGGCGAGCTGGACGCGGTTTATGTTTGTTACACGCGCTTCATCAACACCATGAAGCAGGAGGCGATGGTGGAGCAGCTGCTGCCGCTGGTGCCCGAGCGCCTGGAGCAAAGCGAGACCGAGAAGAAAGCCTACAGCTGGGATTACATCTACGAACCCGGTGCATCGGTGGTGATAGACCAGTTACTCAAGCGCTACACCGAAGCGCTCGTCTACCAGGCGGTGGCGGAAAACATGGCGTCCGAGCAATCGGCGCGGATGGTGGCGATGAAGGCGGCCAGCGACAACGCCGGCAGCCTGATCGACGAGCTGAAGCTCATTTACAACAAGACCCGACAGGCAGCGATCACCAAGGAGCTGTCGGAAATCGTCGGCGGCGCCGCCGCGGTGTGA
- the atpA gene encoding F0F1 ATP synthase subunit alpha produces MQLNPAEISELIKTRIEGLGAASDIKNQGTVVSVTDGIVRVHGLSEVMAGEMLEFPPTASGQPTFGLALNLERDSVGAVILGEYEHISEGDTVKCTGRILEVPVGPELIGRVVNALGQPIDGKGPINAKMTDVIEKVAPGVIARKSVDQPVQTGLKSIDSMVPVGRGQRELIIGDRQTGKTAVAIDTVINQKGQNMTCVYVAIGQKASSIKNVVRSLEAHGAMDYTIVVAASASESAAMQYVSAYSGCTMGEYFRDRGEDALIIYDDLSKQAVAYRQVSLLLRRPPGREAYPGDVFYLHSRLLERAARVNADYVEKFTDGAVKGKTGSLTALPIIETQAGDVSAFVPTNVISITDGQIFLETNLFNAGVRPAINAGISVSRVGGAAQTKLIKSLSGGIRTDLAQYRELAAFAQFASDLDDATRKQLDRGARVMELLKQPQYSPLPISLMAASLYAVNKGYMDSVPVDRVLAFEQGLHQHLRSSHGALLQKLEADKAMDATADEEMGAAVAAFLQSFS; encoded by the coding sequence ATGCAATTGAATCCGGCTGAAATTTCTGAACTTATCAAGACCCGCATCGAGGGCCTCGGCGCCGCGTCGGACATCAAGAACCAGGGCACCGTGGTGTCCGTCACCGACGGCATCGTGCGCGTGCACGGCCTGTCGGAGGTGATGGCCGGCGAGATGCTGGAGTTCCCACCTACCGCCAGCGGTCAGCCGACTTTCGGGCTGGCGCTCAATCTAGAGCGCGACTCGGTCGGCGCGGTGATCCTGGGCGAGTACGAGCACATTTCCGAGGGCGATACGGTCAAGTGCACCGGCCGCATTCTGGAAGTGCCGGTTGGACCGGAACTGATTGGCCGGGTGGTGAATGCACTCGGTCAGCCGATCGACGGCAAGGGTCCGATCAACGCCAAGATGACCGACGTCATCGAGAAGGTCGCGCCAGGCGTCATTGCCCGCAAGTCGGTCGACCAACCGGTGCAGACCGGCCTGAAGTCCATCGACTCGATGGTGCCGGTTGGCCGTGGTCAGCGCGAATTGATCATCGGCGACCGCCAGACCGGCAAGACCGCGGTGGCGATCGACACGGTCATCAACCAGAAAGGTCAGAACATGACCTGCGTCTACGTGGCCATCGGGCAGAAGGCGAGCTCGATCAAAAACGTGGTGCGCTCGCTCGAGGCCCACGGCGCGATGGACTACACCATCGTGGTCGCCGCGTCGGCCTCCGAGTCCGCCGCCATGCAGTACGTATCGGCCTATTCAGGCTGCACCATGGGCGAGTACTTTCGCGACCGTGGCGAGGATGCGCTGATCATCTATGACGATCTGTCAAAGCAGGCCGTTGCTTACCGTCAGGTGTCACTGTTACTGCGCCGTCCACCGGGACGCGAGGCCTATCCGGGCGATGTCTTTTATCTGCATAGCCGCCTGCTTGAGCGCGCCGCCCGAGTGAATGCTGACTATGTCGAGAAGTTCACCGACGGTGCGGTCAAGGGCAAGACCGGTTCGCTGACCGCGTTGCCGATCATCGAGACCCAGGCCGGCGACGTATCGGCTTTCGTGCCGACCAACGTGATTTCCATCACCGACGGCCAGATCTTCCTTGAAACCAATCTGTTCAACGCTGGCGTGCGTCCGGCCATCAACGCGGGCATCTCGGTGTCACGCGTCGGTGGCGCGGCACAAACCAAGTTGATCAAGAGCCTGTCGGGCGGCATTCGTACTGACCTTGCGCAATACCGTGAACTGGCAGCCTTTGCGCAGTTTGCCTCGGATCTTGACGATGCCACTCGCAAGCAGCTTGACCGCGGTGCCCGCGTGATGGAGCTGCTCAAGCAGCCACAGTACTCGCCGTTGCCGATCTCGCTGATGGCAGCGTCTTTGTATGCCGTCAACAAGGGCTACATGGACAGCGTGCCGGTGGACCGCGTGCTCGCCTTCGAGCAGGGTCTGCACCAGCACCTCAGGTCCAGCCATGGCGCGTTGCTGCAAAAGCTGGAAGCGGACAAGGCCATGGACGCCACCGCCGATGAAGAAATGGGTGCCGCCGTCGCGGCGTTCCTGCAGTCGTTCAGCTGA
- a CDS encoding F0F1 ATP synthase subunit delta, with translation MAELATIARPYAEALLQVASKGDLVQTSEQLDALAAVAADPQVRGFADNPKVTREQVFDLINSLFKSGLSDSSKNFLRAVIDNKRLSALTEIAAQFHALVNARSGVSDATVYSAFPIDASQLNELVEALEKRFARKLNATVLIEPELIGGVRVVVGDEVLDTSVRARLAQMKLALTA, from the coding sequence ATGGCCGAACTTGCAACGATCGCTCGCCCTTACGCCGAGGCGCTGTTACAGGTGGCCAGCAAGGGCGACCTGGTCCAGACCAGCGAGCAGCTGGACGCGCTGGCCGCCGTGGCAGCGGATCCACAGGTGCGCGGCTTCGCCGACAACCCCAAGGTGACGCGCGAACAGGTGTTCGACCTGATCAATTCTTTGTTCAAGTCGGGCCTCTCTGACAGCAGCAAGAACTTTCTGCGCGCTGTGATCGACAACAAGCGTCTGTCAGCACTGACCGAGATCGCGGCGCAGTTTCATGCGCTGGTCAATGCTCGCTCGGGCGTGTCGGACGCCACGGTTTACAGCGCCTTTCCGATTGACGCGTCACAACTGAACGAACTGGTTGAGGCACTGGAAAAGCGCTTTGCACGCAAGTTGAACGCCACGGTGTTGATCGAGCCGGAGCTCATCGGTGGTGTGCGCGTGGTCGTGGGCGACGAGGTGCTCGACACCTCGGTTCGCGCACGCCTGGCGCAGATGAAATTGGCCCTGACGGCCTGA
- a CDS encoding F0F1 ATP synthase subunit B: MSINATLIVQMIVFLILVGFTMKFVWPPIVKALDDRAQKIADGLSAADRAKAELAAANRRVEEQLSAARDDAGKRLADAERLAHSMIEEAKARANEEGVKIVASARAEAEQESIKAREALRDDVAALAVKGAEAILRREVSVAVHADLLQRLKVEL, encoded by the coding sequence GTGAGCATCAACGCCACCCTTATTGTCCAGATGATCGTGTTCCTGATTCTGGTCGGGTTCACGATGAAGTTCGTGTGGCCGCCTATCGTCAAGGCGCTGGACGATCGCGCGCAGAAGATCGCCGATGGGCTGTCGGCGGCTGACCGTGCCAAGGCGGAGTTGGCCGCCGCCAACAGGCGCGTGGAAGAGCAACTGTCCGCCGCGCGTGACGACGCCGGCAAGCGCCTGGCGGACGCCGAGCGGCTGGCGCATTCGATGATCGAGGAAGCCAAGGCGCGCGCCAACGAAGAGGGCGTAAAGATCGTCGCCTCGGCCAGGGCGGAGGCCGAGCAAGAGTCGATAAAGGCACGCGAAGCGCTTCGCGATGATGTCGCCGCGCTCGCGGTAAAGGGCGCCGAGGCGATCTTGCGCCGCGAAGTCAGTGTGGCTGTTCATGCCGATCTGTTGCAACGCCTGAAGGTCGAGTTGTAA
- the atpE gene encoding F0F1 ATP synthase subunit C, which produces MEIISFVALAAGVIIGLGACGACIGIGIMGSKYLEAAARQPELMGELQTKMFLLVGLIDAAFIIGTGIALWFATANPFLAQIANLPQ; this is translated from the coding sequence ATGGAAATCATCAGTTTTGTTGCCCTGGCCGCCGGCGTCATCATTGGCCTTGGAGCCTGTGGCGCCTGTATCGGTATTGGCATCATGGGTAGCAAATATCTTGAGGCAGCGGCGCGCCAGCCGGAGCTGATGGGTGAGCTGCAGACCAAGATGTTCTTGCTGGTCGGCCTGATCGACGCGGCGTTCATCATCGGCACCGGCATCGCTTTGTGGTTCGCTACGGCCAATCCGTTCCTGGCGCAGATCGCGAACCTGCCCCAGTAG
- the atpB gene encoding F0F1 ATP synthase subunit A, translating to MAAEGHAPNASEYIAHHLQHLQNKPQASIVDFSVFNLDSIAFAVLLGVLASWLLWHVARKATSGVPGRMQSAVEWLVEMVDGQAKSIVHNAKSRKLVAPLALTVFIWVFLMNAMDLLPVDALPVLWQWVFGAAGHDPAHAYLRVVPTADLSVTMGLSFSVLILCLIYNLKSKGVGGWTHELLTAPFGSVKLSGNPLTWLGFVLLSFANVGMQLIEFVAKTVSHGMRLFGNMYAGELIFMLVALMGGAWALSATGIALFLGHIVAGTVWAIFHILIITLQAFVFMMLTLVYVGQAHDSH from the coding sequence ATGGCTGCCGAAGGTCACGCCCCCAACGCCAGTGAGTACATCGCTCACCATCTGCAGCATTTGCAGAACAAGCCCCAGGCGTCGATTGTCGATTTTTCCGTGTTCAATTTGGACTCGATTGCGTTTGCCGTGCTGCTGGGCGTACTCGCCAGCTGGCTGCTGTGGCATGTGGCACGCAAGGCAACCTCGGGTGTGCCCGGCCGCATGCAGTCCGCGGTCGAATGGTTGGTCGAGATGGTTGATGGCCAAGCCAAAAGCATCGTTCACAACGCCAAGAGCCGCAAACTGGTCGCGCCGCTTGCACTGACGGTGTTCATCTGGGTGTTCCTGATGAACGCGATGGATCTGCTGCCGGTCGACGCTCTGCCGGTACTATGGCAGTGGGTCTTTGGCGCCGCCGGTCATGATCCAGCGCATGCCTATCTGCGTGTGGTGCCGACCGCCGATCTGTCGGTCACCATGGGCTTGTCCTTCTCCGTGCTGATCCTGTGTCTGATTTACAACTTGAAGAGCAAGGGCGTAGGCGGCTGGACACACGAGTTGCTAACGGCGCCCTTCGGCTCCGTCAAGTTGTCCGGCAACCCACTGACCTGGCTGGGTTTTGTCCTGCTCTCGTTCGCCAACGTGGGCATGCAGTTGATCGAGTTCGTCGCCAAGACCGTTTCGCACGGCATGCGGTTATTTGGCAACATGTATGCGGGTGAGTTGATCTTCATGCTGGTGGCGCTGATGGGCGGCGCCTGGGCTTTGTCTGCGACCGGCATCGCGCTGTTTTTGGGCCACATAGTCGCCGGCACGGTGTGGGCCATCTTTCATATCCTGATCATTACGCTGCAAGCTTTCGTGTTCATGATGCTCACACTGGTATACGTGGGCCAGGCTCACGATAGCCACTAA
- a CDS encoding ATP synthase subunit I: MSEQTGRNSAWADADDPEQGGPPWRVLTATEAQALRIAQPALSPWWVVRVQGLVGLLVALVAAAIMGRMAVLWSALYGAAAIVLPAAVMARGLGRRLPPGVPTLGVAHLMVWEAVKVGLTVAMLAFAPRVITPLSWPALLLAVVVCLNVYWVALLWRGR, encoded by the coding sequence ATGTCTGAACAGACCGGCCGAAATTCCGCATGGGCGGACGCCGACGACCCTGAACAGGGCGGGCCACCCTGGCGCGTGCTGACTGCGACCGAAGCGCAGGCGCTGCGGATTGCTCAGCCGGCACTGTCGCCCTGGTGGGTGGTGCGTGTACAAGGTCTGGTGGGATTGTTGGTCGCGTTGGTCGCGGCGGCGATCATGGGCCGGATGGCGGTGTTGTGGTCGGCGCTGTATGGAGCGGCGGCCATTGTGTTGCCGGCGGCGGTGATGGCGCGTGGCCTCGGGCGGCGGCTGCCACCAGGGGTGCCGACTTTGGGCGTGGCTCACCTGATGGTGTGGGAGGCGGTCAAGGTCGGGCTGACGGTGGCCATGCTGGCGTTTGCACCGCGCGTGATTACGCCGCTTAGCTGGCCGGCCTTGCTGCTCGCAGTAGTGGTCTGCCTTAATGTTTACTGGGTAGCGCTGCTGTGGCGCGGCCGCTGA
- a CDS encoding rhodanese-like domain-containing protein has protein sequence MTRYLALVKDAKTRIREISVDELRGMNPAPALLVDTREPVEWADGRIASAVPLPRGILEGKIEQLAPDLDQAIVLYCAGGGRSALAADSLMRMGYRNVVSLAGGFGAWQEAGYPVQR, from the coding sequence ATGACCCGCTATTTAGCCTTGGTAAAGGACGCAAAGACCCGCATCCGCGAGATCAGCGTGGACGAACTGCGGGGTATGAATCCGGCACCAGCCCTGCTGGTCGATACCCGCGAGCCGGTCGAGTGGGCGGACGGCCGTATCGCCAGCGCCGTGCCGCTGCCACGGGGCATTCTCGAGGGCAAAATCGAACAATTGGCGCCGGACCTCGATCAGGCCATCGTGCTGTATTGCGCCGGTGGTGGGCGTTCGGCGCTGGCAGCCGACAGCCTGATGCGCATGGGTTATCGCAACGTCGTCTCGCTGGCAGGCGGGTTTGGCGCCTGGCAAGAAGCCGGCTATCCCGTGCAGCGTTAA
- a CDS encoding aromatic-ring-hydroxylating dioxygenase subunit beta, with protein MPFDRYAVEQFLYREARLADEQRLDEWLTLWDEDALYWVPCNQDDVDPERQLSIIYDDHSRLKLRVARITKTGMAWTQEPRSRLRRLVSNIEIYDNADGLIQTFSNFHLTELRVNRRDPVEWIGRTEHRLRPGGSDFKLVLKKVMLINNDHEMTQLSCMV; from the coding sequence ATGCCTTTCGATCGTTATGCCGTGGAGCAATTCCTGTACCGCGAAGCACGCCTCGCCGATGAGCAACGGCTGGATGAGTGGCTGACGTTGTGGGATGAGGACGCCCTGTACTGGGTGCCCTGCAATCAGGATGATGTCGATCCCGAGCGGCAGCTATCCATAATTTACGACGACCACTCACGCTTGAAACTGCGCGTGGCGCGCATCACAAAAACTGGCATGGCGTGGACGCAGGAACCGCGCTCGCGCTTGCGCCGGCTGGTCTCCAATATCGAGATCTACGACAATGCGGATGGCCTGATCCAGACCTTTTCGAACTTCCACCTGACCGAGCTGCGCGTTAACCGGCGCGACCCGGTGGAGTGGATTGGTCGCACCGAGCACCGCTTGCGGCCTGGCGGAAGCGACTTCAAACTGGTGCTAAAGAAGGTCATGCTGATCAACAACGACCACGAGATGACACAGCTGTCATGCATGGTGTAG
- a CDS encoding Rieske 2Fe-2S domain-containing protein, giving the protein MDMATRSSLIDYAALVRPDRVHGSLYTDPAIFEEELNRIWYREWVFVGHESEVPNIGDYRTGQIGLQPIIITRGHDMQVRVLLNRCTHRGNTICQARRGNAPTFTCSYHGWTYSCEGDLKGMLFREDFPPDFKREEHGLFRVPRVELYRGFVFASMSKTGKSLKEHLGPSAANIDRFCDLSPTGEITMNHGVYQMRIECNWKMWMENSVDSYHVYQTHGSNMYLANMFEAKEGQKPPPPGKGYFGLIHARDLGNGHSDLDMRPQRRVTGMTYTGEWSKEIPESAQREYLAGLERLHGKEKTQQILTEGPAHTVIFPNLFNMLQEIRWCVPVSVNETYIYYAPCLFKGAPDEINTARLRRDEGGYGPAGFQLADDIEVWARNYQGLAARAQEWILMNRGIHLPVEPDEDDIPYQGDLSELTMRSQWRHYLDLMSSP; this is encoded by the coding sequence ATGGACATGGCCACCCGTTCGTCGCTGATCGATTATGCCGCCCTGGTCCGGCCAGACCGGGTTCACGGCAGTCTGTACACGGACCCGGCTATCTTCGAGGAAGAACTGAACCGCATCTGGTATCGCGAATGGGTGTTCGTGGGCCACGAAAGCGAAGTGCCGAACATCGGCGACTACCGTACCGGTCAGATCGGCCTGCAGCCGATCATCATCACACGTGGCCATGACATGCAGGTGCGCGTGCTGCTGAACCGCTGCACCCACCGCGGCAACACCATCTGCCAGGCGCGCCGTGGTAATGCGCCGACCTTCACGTGCTCGTACCACGGCTGGACTTACAGCTGCGAGGGAGACCTCAAGGGCATGCTGTTCCGCGAAGACTTTCCACCTGATTTCAAGCGCGAGGAGCACGGCCTGTTTCGCGTGCCGCGGGTGGAGCTGTACCGGGGCTTCGTGTTTGCCAGTATGAGCAAGACCGGCAAGAGCCTGAAGGAACACCTGGGTCCGTCCGCCGCCAACATCGATCGATTCTGTGATCTTTCGCCGACTGGCGAGATCACCATGAACCACGGCGTCTACCAGATGCGTATCGAGTGCAACTGGAAGATGTGGATGGAAAACTCGGTCGACTCCTACCACGTCTACCAAACCCACGGATCGAACATGTATTTGGCCAATATGTTCGAGGCCAAGGAGGGACAGAAGCCGCCGCCGCCGGGCAAAGGCTATTTTGGCCTTATACACGCGCGTGACCTTGGCAATGGCCACTCCGACCTGGACATGCGTCCGCAGCGGCGCGTGACCGGCATGACCTATACCGGCGAATGGTCCAAGGAAATTCCCGAGTCGGCTCAGCGTGAGTATCTGGCGGGTCTTGAGCGCCTACATGGCAAAGAAAAAACGCAGCAGATACTCACTGAGGGCCCAGCACATACGGTTATTTTTCCCAACCTGTTCAACATGCTGCAGGAAATCCGCTGGTGCGTGCCGGTCAGCGTGAACGAGACGTACATCTACTACGCGCCATGCCTGTTCAAGGGTGCGCCGGACGAGATCAACACCGCCCGGTTGCGACGCGATGAGGGCGGCTATGGCCCGGCAGGTTTCCAGCTGGCCGACGACATCGAGGTCTGGGCGCGTAACTACCAGGGCCTGGCGGCGCGCGCCCAGGAGTGGATTCTGATGAACCGTGGCATCCACCTGCCGGTAGAGCCGGACGAGGACGACATTCCGTACCAGGGGGATCTGAGCGAGCTGACCATGCGTTCGCAGTGGCGCCACTACCTTGACCTGATGAGCAGCCCCTGA
- a CDS encoding mismatch-specific DNA-glycosylase yields MKTRDCSQGLAKTLPDYLAPGLRVLSVGINPSLRAVREGFYFPNPQNRFWPALNASGLLAQPVTPGPLAMALILARDRIGFTDLCKTASSMAHQLRAADYRAGATHLARVVAECQPPLLWFHGATAFRGFCRHVLAPPGMVEPGLQAETFAGARIFVSPNPSPANARYSLPTLISYYRQLAAYVAAIE; encoded by the coding sequence TTGAAGACGCGTGATTGTAGCCAAGGCCTGGCCAAGACACTGCCCGACTACCTTGCGCCTGGGCTGCGGGTGTTGTCGGTCGGCATCAATCCGTCGCTGCGCGCGGTGCGCGAGGGCTTTTATTTTCCCAATCCGCAAAACCGCTTCTGGCCGGCCCTGAACGCCAGCGGCTTGCTGGCCCAGCCGGTCACGCCCGGACCGTTGGCAATGGCGCTGATACTGGCCCGCGACCGGATTGGCTTTACCGATCTTTGCAAGACCGCATCGTCCATGGCGCATCAGCTGCGCGCCGCGGATTATCGCGCGGGCGCCACGCACCTCGCGCGGGTGGTTGCCGAGTGCCAGCCGCCGCTGCTGTGGTTTCACGGCGCCACGGCGTTCCGGGGGTTTTGCCGGCACGTGCTGGCGCCGCCAGGAATGGTAGAGCCTGGCCTGCAGGCTGAAACCTTTGCGGGTGCGCGTATCTTCGTCAGCCCAAATCCCAGCCCCGCCAATGCACGCTATAGCCTGCCCACACTTATCAGCTATTACCGGCAGTTGGCAGCCTACGTCGCCGCCATTGAGTGA